The Hemiscyllium ocellatum isolate sHemOce1 chromosome 19, sHemOce1.pat.X.cur, whole genome shotgun sequence genome has a segment encoding these proteins:
- the LOC132824816 gene encoding polycystin family receptor for egg jelly-like, whose product MLPLWLGFGLLSPALSLPIPPVHLTCPFNVSHTGDSPLRYTCHWKSSIKVSYRSSPGTDTSFPPPTLSWSINQRILAVSTQWSGEQVLRHVPPDTPITVSYTSGSCRDCLYQNLTVIGTKLQLTFFPLNSDQAPVTFQDLELAWCSNLNSPSWSYRLLCPKAHPNETILASGQITHIEGASYPPGKEAECSQSFLYSSPVMYLQVGQYTCTLSLAGGPNTSSTASLTVKPDLMHLLSAQSGPLRPSLRMRVGHELQADNGFLAYRLIVHPRGHNPWRLSYHPKAFGRELCRCPSHRQDRCVAQLLLKVSRLPGATQNGVIFQEDTVRFLSHHQWVSLTLNATMAGTTFYYVSSDNIFYYSNMDTPAGRNRHLIFSRDDQVSHLYQIDYNSPSHYTLTVQLYLNLGATVYNSLEDLDVELFLYNNGPTEVGLLANVVWFIRHQHPATHCTWAFELAYGSTVSLYTYRRQVAHPASYIPQVQLPFDPKDYKGFLAKVSCRAAGEKVLRLRARLGNYRVASRESVLFCQLIGCHLPLPSIEHPPPPDTVIRSPRGTPLTVYGDSGLHCDRINSVSISWKVYSIADKDAQPNWNVSVALPPSVRTSTATFQLPAHSLDYGYYVFVFNVTMYTTDPTLPSLNNSHQVVVEVVKSELLAVISGGSYRMVSVEDTITLDASQSADPDSPDPHLGLSFSWYCTMKFTDYSSMTLSENQYCHPGNPDLRWNSAKPDTLVIPAHVLIVKKYFYFRLVIQKDTRASHFDQTISVHSGFVPQMSIACIENCREYLITTERFILNGTCSNCPRSIKLKYRWSLLSESAVSEILVNWAIDSATGNALPYVSLNPMSLEHLADGWYNLELKVTTSTGSYSISRHRFYVNSIPRGGHCIINPKQGWALYTQFTLTCLKFEDSDLPLSYTVFAKTYHQTGSIDSLNNNVLGTIVYFGFNPKKHPFHLPVGRSSGEHQLVIVVLVTDSRGAYTKVYLRVKVYELPLDAAQKSLVDQLSNYIEGTTAPLTTLLHETHYIEANKLLYEIASEINIHSFVGRDIPRIQRLRKTLVNISTSIPVTSSHLINQISATIFQAAQVPAQVSQQAQRLSIHKLLELASVLLNYTTEDHISSEQTEQLSCSILTAASNVMAAFSFQFPTEGTEKGVPLTTEQQKVTTTIFPILKILTEAVSQRKVPGQRDTLMETRQWEITMKKVDMDKVEDSFRLDTDCTNCIYPELGKISVTPQSVSTVFYKFEENPLPWLGKALSIVTDITSFDMIFQDSNGTVHTLVPEQVESFMTRRDIVSLQPVKLVVDPRRSDVVTGQFTVTMTSSSAQLVLLQLFADIDPIYTVSIYSGVGVSRTTLAQKHTIPECSSGPDPHRNNFVQNPYIISIPSKIFKKNGTELSNKTYITITVETKYPNPQLIIEAGLNVSVFVASCLTFEGNSDKWNSSSCIVGPFTSIKRVHCICKRGGKRASKRALNVKVPWFLTGSVLVLPEVIDLLEIGELIQTLPTNLVTLITVLIILFIYAILLWWAWRKRISDKKKIIVLLDNDPCDEGCYLVTFYTGGRLDAGTTADVFFTLIGKSVESEVHLLYHPDHKCFRRNSVDTFLLTTKEDLGDLTFIRVWHNNVGISPTWYLSRVKVQNVLTKQSWHFFCRKWLGTMKGDGLLHRTYPITDPESLLRRKDVFFIETSSKIEREHLWFSVFAYDVDQTFTRIQRLSCCLTMLLSSLLLSLMLFQEKEVEHYLKKLVRSLVIGMESALVMVPVEMLISTLFILAQKKDTTLRITREGGEHEAIQGTDNSLSTNLDMNPNNLRERLKNWYEGEEEASEPEESPKEMIETSDNEHYDLLSYMAGTDNILGPSAKEKDNCVVPESEANQIIREESTGKMSLEKKIRTIKPKQMGRSRQKKATLRKKAQGQPGKPARNVDSQNKANVILSKCLLYLAWCLVCLISAVSSIFIVLYGLSYGVETSWLWLMASVISFIQSVFLLQPLKIMAFAALFALRRRRPRDLDWSTGIQTLEISKDLLPKNDPDCVRSEDHIRKPYRPLEGDELILARKKGTIRHQAFVFCKGFLLHIAFLVLILYLVCSTDYNNAYYYNCIIKDRFSQNLEKVNTVQQFYTWMSVTFLPLIHENSNPAFLSEAYSIILGLPRMRQVRSKHGSVDCFWKTSVLNTILSKLQCRPLFNVHQQNVRNYNGSWQKPTGAVPVLHPLDYTGWIFESIDSPWLYHSRGIYHVYPLGGYSLYFSPKSLQDSLVRFVALQNNSWIDRSTWAIITETTIYNANVDLFCTISLILETAPLGVINKKLVVKPFTLRLFERHEKNWILLSVLVVTLFVLFVIDEFRKIRQKGYKYFQCLKNIGSLVMTVLLLVTIVLYVAKYILSQHMLEFYKNNPNTFIAFHVIAALDQLLRFNVTFLIFTTTLKLLRYTRFLYDVRLAQKAIFISLPAICSLAIIMAVYSLIFISFGYLLFGQFDKNFNTMIHAAQTILSYHIGDFNNTEFTYSKIIGGIYLMCFLFVMHCVLINLFESVVILSYGDMRQFIHERPSKEAEVAHFITQEIRRIWYTFRRKPPPNDGKKLLGTLFYGRASENTYGLKEKRVKGKRLSYLVI is encoded by the coding sequence ATGCTGCCTCTGTGGCTGGGATTTGGCCTCCTCTCCCCAGCGCTGTCTCTGCCGATTCCCCCAGTCCACCTGACGTGTCCCTTTAATGTGAGTCACACTGGGGACAGCCCGCTCCGGTATACCTGCCACTGGAAGAGCTCGATCAAAGTGAGCTATCGATCGAGCCCAGGCACTGACACCAGCTtcccacctcccaccctctcctggTCCATCAACCAGCGAATCCTGGCTGTTTCCACCCAATGGTCTGGGGAACAGGTCCTTCGCCATGTGCCCCCTGACACCCCTATCACGGTCAGCTACACCTCTGGCAGTTGTCGCGACTGCCTCTACCAGAATCTGACTGTTATTGGCACCAAGCTGCAGCTCACCTTCTTCCCCCTGAACTCTGACCAGGCCCCAGTCACCTTCCAGGACCTGGAGTTGGCCTGGTGCTCCAATCTGAACAGCCCGTCCTGGAGCTACAGATTGTTGTGCCCCAAAGCCCATCCTAACGAGACCATCCTCGCCAGTGGGCAGATCACCCACATCGAGGGTGCCAGCTACCCTCCGGGGAAAGAGGCCGAGTGCTCCCAGAGTTTCCTGTACTCCAGCCCGGTGATGTACCTGCAGGTTGGTCAGTACACCTGCACCCTGAGCCTGGCTGGCGGTCCCAACACTTCCTCCACAGCCAGCCTGACGGTGAAGCCAGACTTGATGCACCTCCTCAGTGCCCAGTCTGGCCCTCTCCGGCCAAGCCTGAGGATGAGGGTGGGCCACGAGCTGCAGGCAGACAACGGGTTCCTGGCCTACCGGCTGATCGTCCACCCCAGAGGGCATAATCCCTGGCGCCTCAGCTACCACCCCAAGGCCTTTGGGAGGGAGCTGTGCCGATGCCCGTCCCACCGGCAGGACAGGTGCGTGGCCCAGTTGCTGCTGAAGGTCAGTCGCCTTCCAGGGGCCACACAGAATGGTGTGATCTTTCAGGAGGACACGGTACGCTTCCTGAGCCACCACCAGTGGGTCTCgctcaccctcaatgccaccATGGCAGGAACCACCTTCTACTACGTGAGCTCAGATAATATTTTCTACTACAGCAACATGGACACTCCTGCTGGAAGGAACAGACACCTAATTTTCTCCAGGGACGATCAGGTTAGCCATCTCTACCAGATCGATTACAACAGCCCCAGCCATTACACATTGACCGTCCAGCTCTACTTGAACCTAGGGGCGACTGTATACAATTCCCTGGAGGATCTGGATGTGGAGCTTTTCCTGTACAACAACGGCCCCACCGAGGTGGGTCTACTCGCCAACGTGGTCTGGTTCATTCGCCATCAGCACCCGGCCACTCACTGCACCTGGGCCTTTGAGTTGGCCTATGGCAGTACAGTCAGTCTGTACACCTACAGGCGGCAGGTGGCACACCCGGCCAGCTATATCCCTCAGGTCCAGCTCCCCTTCGACCCCAAGGACTACAAGGGCTTCCTGGCCAAGGTGAGCTGCAGGGCAGCCGGGGAGAAGGTGCTCAGACTCCGGGCCAGGCTGGGCAATTACCGAGTCGCCAGCCGAGAGTCGGTTCTGTTCTGCCAGCTCATTGGCTGCCACCTCCCATTACCCAGCATCGAGCACCCACCACCCCCTGACACTGTCATCCGGAGCCCCCGAGGCACCCCACTCACGGTTTACGGAGACTCGGGCTTGCACTGCGATAGGATTAATTCAGTGAGCATCTCCTGGAAGGTCTACAGCATTGCAGACAAAGATGCTCAGCCAAACTGGAATGTAAGTGTGGCCCTCCCACCCAGTGTACGGACCAGCACAGCCACCTTTCAACTGCCTGCTCACAGCCTGGACTATGGTTACTATGTCTTCGTCTTCAATGTAACCATGTACACTACAGATCCCACTCTACCGTCTCTCAACAACTCACACCAGGTTGTGGTGGAGGTGGTTAAGAGTGAGCTGCTGGCTGTCATTTCTGGAGGCTCTTACAGAATGGTGAGTGTGGAGGATACCATCACGCTGGACGCTTCCCAGAGCGCTGACCCGGACTCTCCCGATCCACACCTTGGGCTGAGCTTCTCCTGGTACTGCACCATGAAATTTACTGACTATAGCTCCATGACGCTCTCTGAGAACCAGTACTGTCACCCTGGCAACCCAGACCTGAGATGGAACTCCGCCAAGCCTGATACCTTGGTTATCCCTGCCCATGTGCTCATTGTCAAAAAGTACTTCTACTTCCGACTGGTAATTCAGAAAGATACGAGGGCCAGTCATTTTGACCAAACCATTTCAGTGCACTCCGGCTTTGTGCCCCAGATGTCTATAGCCTGCATTGAGAATTGTCGGGAGTACCTGATTACCACTGAACGCTTCATTTTGAACGGGACTTGCTCCAACTGCCCGAGGTCCATTAAGCTGAAGTACCGCTGGAGCCTGCTCTCAGAGAGTGCTGTTTCCGAGATCTTGGTCAACTGGGCAATTGATAGCGCCACAGGGAACGCATTGCCTTATGTGTCTCTGAACCCCATGTCCTTAGAACACTTGGCTGATGGATGGTATAATCTTGAACTGAAAGTAACTACTTCCACTGGTTCCTACAGCATCAGCCGGCATCGTTTCTACGTCAATTCTATTCCGAGAGGAGGACATTGCATTATCAACCCAAAACAGGGCTGGGCGCTCTACACTCAATTCACCCTGACTTGTTTGAAATTCGAGGACAGTGATCTCCCCCTCAGCTACACGGTGTTTGCAAAAACCTACCATCAGACTGGCAGCATTGACAGTCTTAACAATAATGTTCTGGGTACCATTGTGTATTTTGGATTCAATCCTAAGAAACATCCATTTCATCTGCCAGTGGGGCGCAGTTCAGGTGAGCACCAGCTGGTTATCGTGGTGCTGGTGACTGACAGCCGTGGTGCATACACAAAGGTGTACCTGAGGGTCAAAGTATACGAGCTCCCACTTGACGCAGCCCAGAAATCTCTGGTGGACCAATTGTCCAATTATATAGAAGGAACGACAGCACCATTGACCACTCTGCTCCATGAGACACATTATATAGAAGCCAACAAGCTGCTTTATGAAATCGCTTCGGAGATAAACATTCACAGTTTTGTGGGTAGGGACATTCCCAGGATCCAGAGGCTACGAAAAACCTTGGTCAATATCTCCACCAGTATTCCCGTCACATCATCCCACCTTATCAACCAGATATCCGCCACAATTTTCCAGGCAGCGCAGGTACCAGCCCAGGTCAGCCAACAGGCACAGCGCCTCTCCATCCACAAATTGTTGGAACTGGCTTCCGTCCTGCTAAACTACACTACTGAAGACCATATATCATCGGAACAGACTGAGCAACTGTCCTGCAGTATCCTAACAGCAGCCTCCAATGTGATGGCTGCCTTCTCCTTCCAGTTCCCAACTGAAGGCACTGAGAAAGGAGTCCCACTAACCACAGAGCAACAGAAAGTGACTACCACCATCTTCCCCATCTTGAAAATCCTGACCGAAGCAGTGTCTCAGCGCAAAGTGCCGGGGCAACGGGATACCTTGATGGAGACCAGACAATGGGAAATAACCATGAAAAAAGTTGACATGGACAAAGTGGAGGACTCCTTTCGTCTTGACACAGATTGTACCAACTGCATTTACCCAGAGCTGGGAaagatctctgtaacccctcagTCGGTCTCTACTGTCTTTTATAAGTTTGAAGAGAATCCTTTACCTTGGCTTGGAAAGGCATTGAGCATTGTTACAGATATCACCAGCTTCGACATGATCTTCCAGGATAGCAATGGAACTGTGCACACCTTGGTCCCTGAACAAGTGGAGTCTTTTATGACCAGGAGGGACATTGTGTCCCTTCAGCCCGTCAAATTGGTTGTTGACCCTCGCAGAAGTGATGTGGTCACAGGTCAATTCACGGTCACTATGACCTCCTCTTCTGCTCAACTCgtcttgctgcagttatttgCAGATATTGACCCCATCTACACCGTCAGCATCTACTCTGGAGTGGGGGTCTCCAGAACAACtctagcacagaaacataccataCCAGAATGTAGCTCAGGGCCGGATCCTCACAGAAACAACTTTGTGCAAAATCCTTACATCATCAGCATTCCGAGCAAGATCTTCAAGAAGAATGGGACTGAACTGAGCAACAAAACCTACATCACCATCACTGTTGAGACAAAGTACCCAAACCCTCAACTAATCATTGAAGCTGGGCTCAATGTCTCAGTTTTTGTTGCAAGCTGCTTGACCTTTGAAGGCAATTCTGATAAGTGGAATTCTTCAAGCTGTATAGTCGGTCCTTTCACTAGCATCAAGAGAGTGCACTGTATCTGTAAGAGAGGTGGCAAGCGTGCCAGCAAGAGGGCCCTAAATGTGAAGGTGCCCTGGTTCCTCACTGGCAGTGTTCTGGTGTTGCCTGAAGTTATTGATCTTCTGGAAATTGGCGAACTCATTCAGACTCTGCCAACCAACCTGGTGACGCTGATTACAGTTCTAATCATTTTGTTCATCTATGCCATCCTGCTCTGGTGGGCATGGCGGAAGCGAATAAGCGACAAGAAAAAGATAATCGTTCTTCTTGACAATGACCCCTGTGATGAGGGATGCTACCTCGTGACATTTTACACGGGGGGTCGCCTTGATGCTGGGACAACAGCGGATGTTTTTTTCACTCTGATTGGCAAGTCTGTGGAGAGCGAAGTCCACCTTCTCTACCATCCAGACCATAAGTGCTTCAGGAGAAACAGCGTGGACACCTTCTTACTCACCACCAAAGAGGACCTAGGCGATCTCACATTCATCAGGGTCTGGCACAACAATGTGGGAATCTCACCAACCTGGTACCTCAGCAGGGTGAAAGTGCAAAACGTGCTAACCAAACAGAGCTGGCATTTCTTCTGTAGGAAGTGGTTAGGGACCATGAAAGGTGATGGGCTGTTGCACAGGACCTATCCCATCACAGACCCTGAAAGCTTGCTGAGGAGAAAGGATGTCTTCTTCATTGAGACATCTAGCAAGATTGAGAGAGAACACTTGTGGTTCTCCGTCTTTGCCTACGACGTTGACCAGACCTTCACCCGGATTCAGAGGCTCTCCTGTTGTTTGACCATGTTGCTATCCAGCCTACTGCTCAGCCTCATGCTGTTCCAAGAAAAGGAGGTGGAACACTATCTGAAGAAGCTAGTGAGATCGTTGGTGATTGGCATGGAAAGTGCACTGGTGATGGTGCCAGTGGAAATGTTAATATCGACACTGTTTATATTGGCACAGAAAAAAGACACTACTTTAAGGATTACCAGAGAAGGTGGAGAACATGAAGCAATCCAAGGCACTGATAACAGCCTATCTACAAACCTTGACATGAATCCAAACAActtgagggagaggttgaagaattGGTATGAGGGGGAAGAAGAGGCCAGTGAACCTGAAGAAAGTCCTAAGGAAATGATAGAGACGTCAGACAATGAGCACtatgaccttttatcctacatgGCGGGTACAGATAACATCCTAGGACCCTCAGCAAAAGAGAAAGATAACTGTGTGGTCCCAGAGTCTGAGGCCAATCAGATTATCAGAGAGGAGAGCACTGGCAAGATGAGCTTAGAGAAAAAGATACGCACAATTAAGCCCAAACAAATGGGGCGTTCTCGCCAAAAGAAAGCCACACTGCGCAAGAAGGCACAAGGCCAACCTGGCAAACctgccagaaatgttgactcaCAAAACAAGGCAAATGTCATATTGTCAAAATGCCTCTTATATTTAGCTTGGTGCCTTGTGTGCCTGATCTCTGCAGTGTCCTCCATATTTATTGTGTTATATGGCCTCTCATATGGTGTTGAGACCTCCTGGCTTTGGCTCATGGCCTCTGTCATTTCTTTCATCCAGAGTGTCTTCCTCTTGCAGCCTCTTAAGATCATGGCCTTCGCTGCTCTGTTTGCCTTAAGACGTCGGCGTCCTCGAGATCTTGACTGGTCCACAGGGATCCAAACATTGGAGATCAGCAAAGACCTGCTTCCGAAGAATGACCCTGACTGCGTCCGGTCAGAGGACCACATTCGGAAGCCGTACAGACCGCTGGAGGGTGATGAACTGATATTGGCGAGAAAAAAAGGCACCATCAGACATCAAGCCTTTGTGTTTTGTAAGGGTTTCCTGTTGCACATTGCTTTCCTTGTACTCATCCTGTACTTGGTGTGCTCCACAGACTACAACAATGCTTACTACTACAATTGCATCATTAAGGATAGATTCTCCCAGAACCTGGAGAAGGTGAACACTGTCCAACAGTTCTACACCTGGATGAGTGTCACTTTCCTGCCACTTATTCATGAAAACTCAAATCCAGCATTTTTGTCTGAAGCCTATTCCATTATCCTGGGCCTGCCAAGGATGCGTCAGGTCAGATCCAAACATGGGTCAGTTGATTGCTTTTGGAAAACCAGTGTCCTGAACACCATCCTGAGCAAGCTTCAGTGCCGGCCCCTGTTTAATGTCCACCAACAGAATGTCAGAAACTACAATGGCTCCTGGCAAAAACCCACAGGAGCTGTGCCGGTGCTGCACCCACTGGATTACACAGGCTGGATATTTGAAAGTATAGATTCCCCTTGGTTATACCACTCACGTGGGATATATCATGTGTATCCACTGGGAGGTTACTCCCTCTACTTCTCCCCAAAAAGCTTACAGGATTCACTGGTAAGATTTGTGGCTCTCCAGAACAATAGCTGGATTGATAGAAGTACCTGGGCTATCATCACTGAgaccaccatctacaatgcaAACGTTGATTTGTTCTGTACCATCTCACTGATTTTGGAGACAGCCCCTCTTGGTGTGATCAACAAGAAGTTGGTGGTGAAACCTTTCACCCTCAGGCTCTTCGAGAGACATGAGAAAAACTGGATTCTGCTCAGCGTCCTAGTTGTCACTCTGTTTGTCCTGTTTGTCATAGACGAGTTTCGGAAAATAAGGCAGAAAGGATACAAGTACTTCCAGTGTCTGAAGAACATTGGCAGCCTGGTGATGACCGTGCTGCTGTTGGTGACCATAGTCCTGTATGTGGCCAAGTATATATTGTCACAGCATATGCTGGAGTTCTATAAGAACAACCCAAACACTTTCATTGCTTTTCATGTTATCGCTGCTTTGGATCAACTACTCAGGTTCAATGTCACATTCCTCATTTTTACCACCACATTGAAACTTCTCAGGTACACACGCTTCCTTTACGATGTGCGCCTGGCCCAGAAGGCCATTTTTATAAGCCTTCCCGCTATTTGCTCCCTGGCCATAATCATGGCAGTGTATTCCCTTATTTTTATATCATTTGGTTACCTGCTGTTTGGTCAATTTGATAAGAATTTCAATACCATGATCCATGCAGCACAGACTATTTTGTCCTATCACATTGGCGATTTTAACAACACAGAATTTACCTACAGCAAGATTATCGGTGGCATCTATCTGATGTGCTTTCTTTTTGTGATGCACTGTGTCCTGATCAATCTCTTTGAGTCAGTGGTCATTCTGTCTTACGGAGACATGAGACAGTTCATCCACGAGAGGCCATCTAAGGAAGCAGAGGTGGCCCACTTCATAACACAGGAGATTAGGCGTATCTGGTATACATTCAGGAGAAAACCACCTCCAAACGATGGAAAGAAGCTTCTGGGAACTTTATTTTATGGGCGTGCTTCTGAAAACACTTATGGGTTAAAGGAAaagagggtgaaagggaagaggcTGAGCTACTTAGTTATCTGA